From Aptenodytes patagonicus chromosome 1, bAptPat1.pri.cur, whole genome shotgun sequence, one genomic window encodes:
- the PANX2 gene encoding pannexin-2 isoform X3 yields the protein MQHIIDNHPDMATALLAGEKLKELILPGQQDDKAGALAALLLQLKLELPFDRVVTIGTVLIPILLVTLVFTKNFAEEPIYCYTPHNFTRDQALYARGYCWTELKDALPGVDASHWPSLFEHKFLPYALLAFAGIMYIPALGWEFLASTRLTSELNFLLQEIDNCYHRAAEGRAPKIEKQIQSKGPGITEREKREIIENAEKEKSPEQNLFEKYLERRGRSNFLAKLYLARHLFIIFLSIIPITYLSTYYATQKQNEFTCALGEPPDKTSSSKLHIRVNCKLPSVQLQRIIAGVDIVLLCFMNLIILINLIHLFIFRKSNFIFDKLNKVGIKTKKQWQKSQFCDINILAMFCNENRDHIKSLNRLDFITNESDLMYDNVVRQLLAALAQSNHDATPTMRDSGIQTIDPSVDPADIDANEQLIIKRPRKKMKWIPTTNPLPQPFKEQLAIMKVENHKPEKPKPVRRKTATDSLIAPLLESAAKTSQQSSAHKTEPNTIPSTSSEKKHTRHFSLDVHPYILSSKKPKPEIQAIPSMPTSKSQEGGFLNQEENVIVHVTSSLKAKTSLWAPTD from the exons aTGCAACACATCATCGATAACCACCCCGACATGGCTACCGCGCTGCTGGCGGGCGAGAAGCTGAAGGAGCTCATCCTGCCGGGGCAGCAGGATGACAAGGCGGGCGCGCTGGCggctctgctcctccagctgaagctggagcTGCCCTTCGACCGCGTGGTCACCATCGGCACCGtcctcatccccatcctcctCGTCACCCTCGTCTTCACCAAGAACTTCGCCG AGGAGCCAATATACTGTTATACACCACACAACTTCACCCGCGATCAAGCCTTGTATGCCAGAGGATATTGTTGGACAGAATTAAAAGATGCCTTGCCAGGAGTTGATGCCAGCCACTGGCCCTCCTTGTTTGAGCATAAGTTCCTACCTTATGCACTGCTGGCTTTTGCTGGGATAATGTACATTCCAGCTCTGGGCTGGGAATTTCTGGCTTCCACCCGACTGACTTCAGAGCTTAATTTTTTGCTTCAGGAGATCGATAACTGCTACCACCGTGCAGCTGAAGGGCGGGCACCAAAAATAGAGAAACAGATTCAGTCCAAAGGCCCGGGGATCAccgagagagagaagagagaaatcatTGAgaatgcagagaaggaaaaaagccctgAACAGAACTTGTTTGAGAAATACCTGGAAAGAAGAGGACGAAGTAACTTCTTAGCTAAGCTTTACCTTGCGAGACATTTGTTCATCATCTTTTTAAGCATCATACCAATTACATACTTATCCACCTACTATGCTacacagaagcaaaatgaatTTACATGTGCACTAGGAGAGCCTCCAGACAAAACGAGCAGCTCCAAATTGCACATCAGAGTGAACTGTAAACTGCCATCGGTCCAGCTCCAGCGGATTATTGCTGGTGTAGATATCGTTCTCCTCTGCTTCATGAACTTGATAATCCTCATCAACTTAATTCACCTCTTCATATTTCGCAAGTCCAACTTCATATTTGATAAACTGAACAAAGTTGGAATAAAGACCAAGAAACAGTGGCAGAAGTCCCAGTTTTGTGATATCAATATTTTGGCCATGTTTTGTAATGAAAATCGGGACCACATAAAATCATTGAACCGTCTGGATTTTATTACAAATGAAAGCGATCTGATGTATGACAATGTGGTACGCCAGCTGCTTGCAGCGTTGGCCCAGTCCAATCATGATGCCACTCCAACCATGCGTGATTCAGGGATCCAAACGATAGACCCAAGCGTTGATCCAGCAGACATTGATGCTAATGAGCAGCTCATCATTAAGAGACCAAGGAAGAAGATGAAATGGATCCCGACCACCAATCCTCTTCCTCAGCCATTCAAGGAACAGTTAGCCATTATGAAGGTTGAAAACCACAAACCTGAAAAACCGAAGCCTGTGCGGAGAAAAACAGCAACAGACAGCCTTATAGCTCCTTTGTTAGAGTCTGCTGCAAAAACCTCACAGCAATCGTCCGCTCATAAAACCGAGCCAAACACCATCCCAAGcacaagcagtgaaaaaaaacatACACGACACTTTTCCTTGGATGTTCATCCGTATATACTTAGTAGCAAAAAACCCAAGCCAGAGATTCAAGCCATTCCCTCGATGCCTACGTCAAAAAGCCAAGAGGGTGGATTTCTAAATCAGGAAGAGAATGTCATAGTACACGTTACCTCCTCTCTCAAAG CTAAGACCTCCCTCTGGGCTCCGACAGACTGA
- the PANX2 gene encoding pannexin-2 isoform X1, with protein sequence MQHIIDNHPDMATALLAGEKLKELILPGQQDDKAGALAALLLQLKLELPFDRVVTIGTVLIPILLVTLVFTKNFAEEPIYCYTPHNFTRDQALYARGYCWTELKDALPGVDASHWPSLFEHKFLPYALLAFAGIMYIPALGWEFLASTRLTSELNFLLQEIDNCYHRAAEGRAPKIEKQIQSKGPGITEREKREIIENAEKEKSPEQNLFEKYLERRGRSNFLAKLYLARHLFIIFLSIIPITYLSTYYATQKQNEFTCALGEPPDKTSSSKLHIRVNCKLPSVQLQRIIAGVDIVLLCFMNLIILINLIHLFIFRKSNFIFDKLNKVGIKTKKQWQKSQFCDINILAMFCNENRDHIKSLNRLDFITNESDLMYDNVVRQLLAALAQSNHDATPTMRDSGIQTIDPSVDPADIDANEQLIIKRPRKKMKWIPTTNPLPQPFKEQLAIMKVENHKPEKPKPVRRKTATDSLIAPLLESAAKTSQQSSAHKTEPNTIPSTSSEKKHTRHFSLDVHPYILSSKKPKPEIQAIPSMPTSKSQEGGFLNQEENVIVHVTSSLKDTPHPAKEILYSSETCRTVPAAGAFVTCNHNHIATTAAATSMTLNQVKPEPTPALNCNPAHPLLHINTLYEDHEEEVSNIIDNGIHSPTDTGEILSIPTPKQIRLATFDEPMAIVSSVEY encoded by the exons aTGCAACACATCATCGATAACCACCCCGACATGGCTACCGCGCTGCTGGCGGGCGAGAAGCTGAAGGAGCTCATCCTGCCGGGGCAGCAGGATGACAAGGCGGGCGCGCTGGCggctctgctcctccagctgaagctggagcTGCCCTTCGACCGCGTGGTCACCATCGGCACCGtcctcatccccatcctcctCGTCACCCTCGTCTTCACCAAGAACTTCGCCG AGGAGCCAATATACTGTTATACACCACACAACTTCACCCGCGATCAAGCCTTGTATGCCAGAGGATATTGTTGGACAGAATTAAAAGATGCCTTGCCAGGAGTTGATGCCAGCCACTGGCCCTCCTTGTTTGAGCATAAGTTCCTACCTTATGCACTGCTGGCTTTTGCTGGGATAATGTACATTCCAGCTCTGGGCTGGGAATTTCTGGCTTCCACCCGACTGACTTCAGAGCTTAATTTTTTGCTTCAGGAGATCGATAACTGCTACCACCGTGCAGCTGAAGGGCGGGCACCAAAAATAGAGAAACAGATTCAGTCCAAAGGCCCGGGGATCAccgagagagagaagagagaaatcatTGAgaatgcagagaaggaaaaaagccctgAACAGAACTTGTTTGAGAAATACCTGGAAAGAAGAGGACGAAGTAACTTCTTAGCTAAGCTTTACCTTGCGAGACATTTGTTCATCATCTTTTTAAGCATCATACCAATTACATACTTATCCACCTACTATGCTacacagaagcaaaatgaatTTACATGTGCACTAGGAGAGCCTCCAGACAAAACGAGCAGCTCCAAATTGCACATCAGAGTGAACTGTAAACTGCCATCGGTCCAGCTCCAGCGGATTATTGCTGGTGTAGATATCGTTCTCCTCTGCTTCATGAACTTGATAATCCTCATCAACTTAATTCACCTCTTCATATTTCGCAAGTCCAACTTCATATTTGATAAACTGAACAAAGTTGGAATAAAGACCAAGAAACAGTGGCAGAAGTCCCAGTTTTGTGATATCAATATTTTGGCCATGTTTTGTAATGAAAATCGGGACCACATAAAATCATTGAACCGTCTGGATTTTATTACAAATGAAAGCGATCTGATGTATGACAATGTGGTACGCCAGCTGCTTGCAGCGTTGGCCCAGTCCAATCATGATGCCACTCCAACCATGCGTGATTCAGGGATCCAAACGATAGACCCAAGCGTTGATCCAGCAGACATTGATGCTAATGAGCAGCTCATCATTAAGAGACCAAGGAAGAAGATGAAATGGATCCCGACCACCAATCCTCTTCCTCAGCCATTCAAGGAACAGTTAGCCATTATGAAGGTTGAAAACCACAAACCTGAAAAACCGAAGCCTGTGCGGAGAAAAACAGCAACAGACAGCCTTATAGCTCCTTTGTTAGAGTCTGCTGCAAAAACCTCACAGCAATCGTCCGCTCATAAAACCGAGCCAAACACCATCCCAAGcacaagcagtgaaaaaaaacatACACGACACTTTTCCTTGGATGTTCATCCGTATATACTTAGTAGCAAAAAACCCAAGCCAGAGATTCAAGCCATTCCCTCGATGCCTACGTCAAAAAGCCAAGAGGGTGGATTTCTAAATCAGGAAGAGAATGTCATAGTACACGTTACCTCCTCTCTCAAAG acACCCCTCATCCTGCAAAAGAGATCCTATACTCATCTGAGACATGCAGAACTGTGCCTGCGGCCGGGGCTTTTGTCACATGTAACCACAACCACATAGCCACAACTGCTGCTGCAACAAGTATGACTTTGAACCAAGTCAAGCCAGAGCCAACACCTGCACTGAACTGCAACCCAGCCCACCCTTTGCTGCACATCAACACACTGTACGAGGATCACGAGGAGGAAGTTTCAAACATAATAGACAATGGTATTCACTCACCAACTGACACCGGGGAAATTctctccatccccaccccaaAGCAGATAAGGTTGGCAACATTTGATGAACCAATGGCAATCGTGAGCTCGGTGGAGTACTGA
- the PANX2 gene encoding pannexin-2 isoform X2, which translates to MQHIIDNHPDMATALLAGEKLKELILPGQQDDKAGALAALLLQLKLELPFDRVVTIGTVLIPILLVTLVFTKNFAEEPIYCYTPHNFTRDQALYARGYCWTELKDALPGVDASHWPSLFEHKFLPYALLAFAGIMYIPALGWEFLASTRLTSELNFLLQEIDNCYHRAAEGRAPKIEKQIQSKGPGITEREKREIIENAEKEKSPEQNLFEKYLERRGRSNFLAKLYLARHLFIIFLSIIPITYLSTYYATQKQNEFTCALGEPPDKTSSSKLHIRVNCKLPSVQLQRIIAGVDIVLLCFMNLIILINLIHLFIFRKSNFIFDKLNKVGIKTKKQWQKSQFCDINILAMFCNENRDHIKSLNRLDFITNESDLMYDNVVRQLLAALAQSNHDATPTMRDSGIQTIDPSVDPADIDANEQLIIKRPRKKMKWIPTTNPLPQPFKEQLAIMKVENHKPEKPKPVRRKTATDSLIAPLLESAAKTSQQSSAHKTEPNTIPSTSSEKKHTRHFSLDVHPYILSSKKPKPEIQAIPSMPTSKSQEGGFLNQEENVIVHVTSSLKAADVRKKHCALEVTERFVCT; encoded by the exons aTGCAACACATCATCGATAACCACCCCGACATGGCTACCGCGCTGCTGGCGGGCGAGAAGCTGAAGGAGCTCATCCTGCCGGGGCAGCAGGATGACAAGGCGGGCGCGCTGGCggctctgctcctccagctgaagctggagcTGCCCTTCGACCGCGTGGTCACCATCGGCACCGtcctcatccccatcctcctCGTCACCCTCGTCTTCACCAAGAACTTCGCCG AGGAGCCAATATACTGTTATACACCACACAACTTCACCCGCGATCAAGCCTTGTATGCCAGAGGATATTGTTGGACAGAATTAAAAGATGCCTTGCCAGGAGTTGATGCCAGCCACTGGCCCTCCTTGTTTGAGCATAAGTTCCTACCTTATGCACTGCTGGCTTTTGCTGGGATAATGTACATTCCAGCTCTGGGCTGGGAATTTCTGGCTTCCACCCGACTGACTTCAGAGCTTAATTTTTTGCTTCAGGAGATCGATAACTGCTACCACCGTGCAGCTGAAGGGCGGGCACCAAAAATAGAGAAACAGATTCAGTCCAAAGGCCCGGGGATCAccgagagagagaagagagaaatcatTGAgaatgcagagaaggaaaaaagccctgAACAGAACTTGTTTGAGAAATACCTGGAAAGAAGAGGACGAAGTAACTTCTTAGCTAAGCTTTACCTTGCGAGACATTTGTTCATCATCTTTTTAAGCATCATACCAATTACATACTTATCCACCTACTATGCTacacagaagcaaaatgaatTTACATGTGCACTAGGAGAGCCTCCAGACAAAACGAGCAGCTCCAAATTGCACATCAGAGTGAACTGTAAACTGCCATCGGTCCAGCTCCAGCGGATTATTGCTGGTGTAGATATCGTTCTCCTCTGCTTCATGAACTTGATAATCCTCATCAACTTAATTCACCTCTTCATATTTCGCAAGTCCAACTTCATATTTGATAAACTGAACAAAGTTGGAATAAAGACCAAGAAACAGTGGCAGAAGTCCCAGTTTTGTGATATCAATATTTTGGCCATGTTTTGTAATGAAAATCGGGACCACATAAAATCATTGAACCGTCTGGATTTTATTACAAATGAAAGCGATCTGATGTATGACAATGTGGTACGCCAGCTGCTTGCAGCGTTGGCCCAGTCCAATCATGATGCCACTCCAACCATGCGTGATTCAGGGATCCAAACGATAGACCCAAGCGTTGATCCAGCAGACATTGATGCTAATGAGCAGCTCATCATTAAGAGACCAAGGAAGAAGATGAAATGGATCCCGACCACCAATCCTCTTCCTCAGCCATTCAAGGAACAGTTAGCCATTATGAAGGTTGAAAACCACAAACCTGAAAAACCGAAGCCTGTGCGGAGAAAAACAGCAACAGACAGCCTTATAGCTCCTTTGTTAGAGTCTGCTGCAAAAACCTCACAGCAATCGTCCGCTCATAAAACCGAGCCAAACACCATCCCAAGcacaagcagtgaaaaaaaacatACACGACACTTTTCCTTGGATGTTCATCCGTATATACTTAGTAGCAAAAAACCCAAGCCAGAGATTCAAGCCATTCCCTCGATGCCTACGTCAAAAAGCCAAGAGGGTGGATTTCTAAATCAGGAAGAGAATGTCATAGTACACGTTACCTCCTCTCTCAAAG ctGCTGACGTAAGAAAGAAGCACTGTGCACTTGAAGTTACAGAAAGATTTGTATGTACTTAA